The following is a genomic window from Episyrphus balteatus chromosome 1, idEpiBalt1.1, whole genome shotgun sequence.
attttaatatttcatttgatatttgcTTTACAGAATCATCATCCACGGCTGGCAAAACAGCCACCAATCAGAACTTAACGTCGTTATCCGTGAAGCTTTATTACAAGTCATGGACTGCAATGTGATCTCTGTGGACTGGAGTCGAAAGTTTAACTACTTCACCTTAAACTACTTAAGCGCCACCTATATGGTTCCCAAAGTTGGTGTCAAAGTTGCCAAATTCATTGATTTCTTAGTTGACGAAGGCGAAATGTCATTGGATGATCTTCATGTCATCGGGCACAGTTTAGGTGCTCATGTGTCAGGTATAGCTGGCAAAAATGTCCGTACCGGAGAAGTTCATACAATTATAGGCTTAGATCCGGCGGGGCCACTCTATGAAGATGCTAAGAACGAAGAACGTCTGACCAAAGATGACGCTCGATATGTTGAAGTGATTCACACCAATGGCGGTACACTGGGCTTTCTGGAACCAATCGGAAATGCTGATTTCTATGCAAATGGAGGCCAAGTACAGCCAGgatgttttaaaattgatgttGTTGGATTATGTGCCCATTTGAGGTCATATTGGTATTATGCTGAATCAATAATTGAAAATAGTTTTAAGAGTGCGAAGTGTCAAGGTTATACATCGGCCATTTTGAACACTTGCCATGATGTAATTGATGAAGTCCGATTGGGAGGTGCAGATAATTATGAATTAGCTAGTGGAGAATATTACACGCCTGTTAATGAAGTACCACCTTATGGAAGAGGGGATAAATTTAATatggtttaaaattaataaacacaTGTTATTGTATTGcatagaattttgtatttttattatatccCCAGTGATTAAATTATAGGGAGCTTATAtagggtcactatggcgtatacggattttgtttgtttgtaaaatCTTATAATGCAACTTATCTCTATTTTAGAATAGTTAATCAGACGAGTTGAACTTTGCTGACTTTCTTTGACTTTT
Proteins encoded in this region:
- the LOC129921515 gene encoding pancreatic lipase-related protein 2-like, which produces MKTLGALLLLSVTLIVALPIEENNEVSEDGYFVPQLDWSLKWMSAEEIKKEQRKTKARNWFNDRPVDFHLYTRKNPKKSQKISADDKKSLKKSNFNNNHPTRIIIHGWQNSHQSELNVVIREALLQVMDCNVISVDWSRKFNYFTLNYLSATYMVPKVGVKVAKFIDFLVDEGEMSLDDLHVIGHSLGAHVSGIAGKNVRTGEVHTIIGLDPAGPLYEDAKNEERLTKDDARYVEVIHTNGGTLGFLEPIGNADFYANGGQVQPGCFKIDVVGLCAHLRSYWYYAESIIENSFKSAKCQGYTSAILNTCHDVIDEVRLGGADNYELASGEYYTPVNEVPPYGRGDKFNMV